Genomic DNA from Setaria italica strain Yugu1 chromosome V, Setaria_italica_v2.0, whole genome shotgun sequence:
tcaGGGGGACCGGCACCGACTGGCTGGCGATGAGCCGCAACTGGGGGGCGAACTGGCAGAGCAGCGCGTACCTCACTGGGCAGAGCCTGTCGTTCAAGGTGCAGACGGACGACGGCAAGGCCGTCATGGCGTACAACGTTGCGCCGGCGAACTGGCAGTTCGGCTGCACCTACCAGGCCTCGGTCAACTTCTACTAGAGAGTGataagatgatgatgataggcGCGGCACATGCATTTGCGAACTACTTGGGCCAGCTCTATGGTTGTAAAAAGAGGCCTTAAAGACTCGACTCAATGGGCCATGTTAAGTAACAGCCCATGAGCTGGGGAGAAAATTATTAAATAGTGCATATACCATCTTCgcaaaaagggaagaaaaaaacacATTCTTTTAAGTGTGCATTCTTTTGCTCAAGAATGTTGGATTCATCTAGGCCTTTATGCCGACTTACAGCTGGACCCTTATTCCATTTTGACTTCCTTCAAAACTCAGCTTCAggttcctttcttcatggaaataaTCATAATCATGAGCTGGTGCATATGGATGACAAGAAATGATTTAATCTTCAGAGGCATACCACCAACAACGCAAGGGGCCATCTTGCGGTTTAAGTCCACCTATGCCTTAGTCCTGCATAGAGTTAAAGAGGCCTCCAAATAATCAATGGTTGAATGGCTAGAGcttatgttgtaatcttcatgattttctttttaaccTTCTTTGTTTCTTAGATTCAATTTGGTTTGCTCTTTGTAATCCctttacttctttttttctcaatatataaccagcagggcTAAAACCCTCCTGTTTCCATCAAAAAAAAAGTGTGCATTTAACAAGATTAATTCTATTAAAAGCACTCTTTTGTGGATCTGGATGTGAAGACATTAAACACACATGATGTTTACATGTGACCGAGCACGACAAGTGTGGAGATGCTTGGGAGTGTGGGGTAAGATCGATGAAATGCTAAACATTGATCGCTCTGGATAttcagggtgtgtttggttgcatgcaccacatgatgcatgtatggatgatcctggatggggtggttcaaccaatttgcttgtaccatatggttcactctaattagtagaataatgtattaagtgggtgGCCTCATCCTgaatgagttggtccaattcacccaaccaaacaaaaggatcattattattttgaatcatttcatacatgaatcaaatgatacaaccaaccaaacatacCCTCAAATAGGAGGGTCAGTGCCTCAACTGAATGTGTGCCTCAAGCACACATGATTAGTGTTGACGGTCTGGTGGGAGAGAAGGCAGTTTGTACATGGTGAAAATATTCAGCCCCCATTTAGAGTGGCAATGTCTGATCCATTGGCGCTAACAACCCACATGTAACAGATGCACCGATGGTAGAGGCTTATGCTTTTAAACAGGGTTTGATGATAGCACAACATATTGGGTGCAATCGATTTATTCTCCAAACGGACTGCATGCAGGTTGTCGAGACAATGCAGGAAGGTGGCTTCTCAGCAACAGTAGCGGCTGCTAGGAGAGCAACATCCTTTGGAGTGGTTTTGATAATGTCTCTATAGAATATTGTAATAGGGAAGTCAATCAGGTAGCTCATGAGCTTGCTAGGAGAGCTTTTTCTTTGAAAGATTCTTGTATTTGGGTCGACGAGCCTCCTAGTTTCATTCTGGATTTGTCGATGAATGATGTAACAATTTTGTTATATGAAAAAAGCTAGCCGAATGGTATTCCCTCAAAATGAGTGGTGACCAAGGTGCCAGGCAAAatatctgaaaaaaaaaggtttggtAGAACATGAAAAAGGCACCTGCCAGTGGCGCACACCATTGCggttgtaatttttttttttataaaacaggAGGGGAGTTACcccctactggttatatattatataataaaaaagaaaatacaagcCAAGTATGGTCCTAttaggaaacaaagaaagaaaagaagaagatgaaaaagAGCGGTTGTAATTGTTGCACATCAACCTCCTTTTTTATTATGAAAGAAAGCAGCTGAACTCCGCTCCTTACAAATGTTTCATGTAGTTGAGGTTGTGATCTACTGGTCAGTTGAGCTCCATGTCGGTGACGCTCTGGAAGGCCTGACCAGGTAGCAACCTGTTCCAGACGGCGACCTAGGTACCGTTAGCCAACAGTGCCTTCTCTTGTTCGACGGTTAGAATGTAGAAAAGCATGTATCTTGACCAGCCAAAGACCACATGACTCGTAGACTACAACTACAACCACCAATCTCCAAGCACTCCTGAGAGGCTGAGAGTACAAAAGTTGCCATGCACCTGAGAGTAGACTTGCAACACCATGAGAGAAAACACCCTCCTCGCCTCGGTATTTCTCCTGCTCGCCTCGTTGCCTTCCACTGCGCTTTCAGCAAGCGGAAGCCGGAGGAGCACTCTATGGCGCGGTGACTCAATCGCCGTAGTGGACGACGCCTCCGCCGACCTCCTTGTGTCTCCCAGCGGCAACTTCTCCTGTGGCTTCTACAAGGTGGCCACCAACGCCTACACGTTCGCCATATGGTTCACCCGCTCCGCCGACGCCACCGTGGCGTGGACGGCCAACCGCGACGCCCCCGTCAACGGCAGGGGCTCGCGCGCCGGGTTCCGCAAGGACGGGTCAATGGTGCTCCAGGACTTTGACGGCCGCGTGGTGTGGAGGACCAACACCAGTGGCACGCAGGCCGAGCGCTCGCAGTTCCTCGACACCGGCAACCTCGTCGTGGCCGACACCGCCGGGAGCacgctgtggcagagcttcgaCTGGCCGACGGACACGCTCCTCCCGGAGCAGCCCATCACCCGGTACAAAGCGGCTGGTGtcgcggcgtcggcgaggggcTTGCCGCGACGCAAACCAAACATGATGCTTAGGCTCGGTATTAGGTTCGGATGATTCCGGACCACTCCATCCGGCGAACCAAGCACGATGTTTATGGACCATATGCATGAGCATCTACAAGAGGTTGCATCGATGTCCAATCCAACAAAAACCGCTCCAGCGTTTAGGTTCCTACTAGGTGACTTACGCGACGCATCGAGAATTAGATACTACTCTTGTGAGCAGCCTTTCCCACCCACCATGTCTACATGCCCGCCTTTTTTATTCCTTTGCACCAGGTGGGCGGTCGGAATCAGATAGCACTACTTGCGAGTTGTGCTCCGTGTGTTGCACCCCTGAGATTCCTTTCTCTCACCTCCCAACACCATCTAAAACCACACACTGGAGCTGCTCTAATGAGAAAAGATAGTTAGCTTCAATCAaattaaggccatgtttagttatccccaactcccaactttgacactatgaaaaaagaagattccccatcacatcaaacttgcgatacatgcatggagtactaaatgtagacgaaattaaaaactaattgcacaattttgttgtactttgcgagacgaatcttttgagcctaattagtcaatatttggacaataattcacaaatacaaacgaaacgttacagtgtgctacagtgttggcacagtaattttgcatctcccaaattggccaactaaacaaggcctaacaaGTTATTGTGAATCAGATTGTGTGATTTGGGTGCACTCTAGGAAGAATTAGTGCTAGAGCAGCATCATGCATTTCCTAATTTAGTTCATCAGTGCTTCGGGCTTTAAGAAACAACATGCATTTCCTAACTTACTCTTCAATCCCCACTATTCAGTGCTTTCAGTAGTTCATCAGCACTGCTAGTAGGCTTTAAGAAGAATCATGCATTTCCTTAGTGCACAATTATCTAGGAATTGAGAGCTTTGCAGAGTTTATTGGATTCCTAGTACCATGATTTGATCCATGATTTCAAATCTGACTGAGTGGGATCAATTTCTTCAGTTTGAACCCTTGATTTCAAGGTTGAAGAAGCTGCACAACCCTTCATTTGCAATTCAATGACTCAAGCTACTGGATTCTAATTAAATATTACTAGTCCAGCAACCCGTACTTCCGCATGGGCTAGTGTTTTAAAAGTTATTGAAtctgaaaattatttagaaattaaactcctagctaataattaaaattatttactTACTACtctctaatttttttaaatactttaacataatactcatatagatatgtacttatctttatccagttgtgattgatttttaattagtaattactctataaactTTTtgatccacattcacacttttttcattttcaatcgcacctccatacattgtgtttagcataaaaattaatattttcatcaattcctcacattcatgtataaatggtctaaatggtgacactcatcatgcatatatactttaacttagtatttctatattaacaatgacataaataggaaatttagaatcatatattagtttatttttggacatttctatatgatgcacatgaagataattagatcatgatttagatgtttactttatgttatttttaataataatatACGTGgttaacttagatacaaattcagaatgaaattttaaattatgctttataataatatgtatgagtaaattggatgaatattattaggttattttagattattttttataatggccaACCTTAGTAATTTATATATAGGATTAGAgtttattttcaatattttcataatgatagtgctggataaatttttagaaaatataatagatcgaTGATTATGATTatcagagtttacaagattGGTGcttgatgtttttgattttttttgaaaatttttaggatttgtcttttttttttctagcgtgtctcgtGAGAACTAATGCGTAGTCTCCAATAAAAAAAaaccacattgctacaaaactttACCATGAGCTACATCTCATTTGTTAAACATTCGAACACAacacttatatagatatatacttattgtctttatccgattgtgatagattttagttagtaattactctataatattttcatccacatttataatctttaacttttcaatttatttaagtttgagctataattttaacatagaaacttatattctcatcacttactctatatctttataaatggtgatgcacatcatgcatatatacctcagttattatattatatatcaatagtgtaagaaataaatGATTTAGactcatatattgttgtatatttttaattaaggtgattggATTTAAATGTAgtgttacctcatgttatttttaataatgacatatgtgggtaatatagatgcaaatttaagggttactttaagttttttaagtattagtggtcggaaatttagttgcaaatttaagagttattttaaatattgtttataatggcatgagTGGGTagttttgatgaagattagtgGTTActtaggctaatcccagtggaggtttcatagaggtttcatgcacattaaatacagtgacacatcaacatatgtgatgacatggcatggtaattatgaagtgagagagggaaggagtttcatcaggatgaaactgtgtatacactgtttccaagactatgaaacctattgaaacttgcattgggggctatagagtttcatttcatctaactatatcc
This window encodes:
- the LOC106804365 gene encoding uncharacterized protein LOC106804365, which codes for MFGLRRGKPLADAATPAALYRVMGCSGRSVSVGQSKLCHSVLPAVSATTRLPVSRNCERSACVPLVLVLHTTRPSKSWSTIDPSLRNPAREPLPLTGASRLAVHATVASAERVNHMANV